One Paenibacillus crassostreae DNA segment encodes these proteins:
- the rpmF gene encoding 50S ribosomal protein L32 has product MAVPQRRTSKTRRDKRRTHFKLTVPGMVKCEQCGELKLAHHVCKVCGTYKSREIISQ; this is encoded by the coding sequence ATGGCAGTACCTCAAAGAAGAACGTCCAAGACACGTCGTGACAAACGTCGTACTCACTTTAAACTGACAGTGCCGGGTATGGTGAAATGTGAACAATGCGGAGAATTGAAGCTTGCTCATCACGTATGTAAAGTGTGCGGAACGTATAAATCAAGAGAAATTATTTCGCAATAA
- a CDS encoding nucleotidyltransferase: MSTVVGIIVEYNPLHNGHVLHYSRAKELTGAEYCVAILSGPFLQRGEPAILSKQARAEMALHMGVDLVIELPIHYAVQPAEWFAFGAVSLLEATGIVDYLCFGTESGSLHELLPLAKQLTQEDPIMQQELTHLLSTGMNYPTAYSAAASKLAHNLDQQEEIRQLLHQPNHSLALHYLIALERLGSPIIPLTIARESAAYHDTTPSHSNIASATSVRKMVSTDGVEAITPYIPSYTLEIMRREFSAGRGPVHWETFRQPLIHHLMTHTPEQLSLIHEVTEGLEYRVKKTLPILSQATVEELLHSLKTKRYTHTKLQRMLTHILLNHSKEEMSPKELAKGPGYLRILGFSKQGRQLLKRMKKTATLPTIMKPSVFTHHHLERDLQAAAAYANGYDQSDMRDMYRDYYESPIRW; this comes from the coding sequence ATGAGCACAGTTGTAGGAATCATTGTGGAATACAATCCATTACATAACGGCCATGTCCTACATTATAGCAGAGCAAAGGAACTTACAGGTGCAGAATATTGTGTAGCCATTCTTAGTGGCCCATTCTTGCAACGAGGAGAGCCTGCGATACTAAGTAAACAAGCACGAGCAGAGATGGCCCTACATATGGGTGTAGACCTTGTGATCGAGTTACCTATTCATTATGCAGTACAACCTGCTGAATGGTTCGCATTCGGTGCTGTTTCCTTGCTTGAAGCAACTGGCATAGTCGATTATCTTTGCTTCGGCACAGAAAGTGGATCACTTCATGAACTACTGCCCCTTGCCAAACAACTTACGCAAGAAGACCCTATTATGCAGCAAGAGCTAACACATCTTTTATCCACAGGTATGAATTATCCCACAGCATATAGTGCTGCAGCAAGTAAATTAGCACATAATCTGGATCAGCAAGAAGAAATAAGACAACTATTGCATCAGCCGAACCACTCTCTTGCACTTCACTATCTAATAGCTTTAGAACGATTAGGAAGCCCCATTATCCCGCTTACCATTGCTAGGGAGAGTGCCGCTTACCATGATACTACTCCTTCACATTCGAATATTGCGAGCGCTACCTCAGTTAGAAAAATGGTCTCTACAGATGGGGTCGAAGCAATCACTCCATATATCCCCTCCTATACCCTTGAGATCATGCGACGAGAATTCTCGGCCGGTAGAGGTCCTGTTCATTGGGAAACATTTAGACAGCCTTTAATACATCATTTAATGACGCACACACCAGAGCAACTATCTCTCATACATGAAGTCACTGAGGGATTAGAATATCGCGTAAAAAAGACTCTACCTATTCTTTCTCAAGCAACTGTAGAGGAGTTACTTCATAGCTTAAAAACAAAACGCTACACTCATACTAAATTACAACGTATGCTAACCCATATTCTACTCAACCATAGCAAAGAAGAGATGTCTCCCAAAGAATTAGCAAAGGGACCTGGATACTTACGAATCCTTGGTTTTAGTAAACAGGGACGTCAACTTTTAAAACGAATGAAAAAAACAGCCACTTTACCTACAATAATGAAACCATCTGTATTTACACATCATCATCTAGAACGTGATCTTCAAGCCGCTGCTGCATACGCTAATGGCTATGATCAATCAGATATGCGTGACATGTATCGAGATTATTATGAATCACCTATCAGGTGGTAG
- a CDS encoding SepM family pheromone-processing serine protease has translation MNLSNKSRGVRLIKYLLMVCLLCYVVVYMPTPYIIYQPGSAEEVKPMITVKNGDESEAGTFMMTTVSASYANIALLAISSFNPNAEVDKKQSRLGNKSKEEYAAEQLYYMSDSQSSAVEAAYREAGVAYQIIPQYLFVFSIPEDSRNSDYFQPGDKILEVDKEPISDNLDLTTKLKNRKIGEIVTLKLERSGQVLEENVPLVSIRDNETNSTRAGFGIMIGTMQKVTANDQSKQVEFKNTNVGGPSAGLIFTMEIFNQLTPGDLTKGYRVAGTGTITVEGKVGPIGGVKHKIVAADREQAQLFFVPKDNYEEAKTKAEEIGTSMKLIPVSTLEEALKYMEQVHTTT, from the coding sequence ATGAATTTGTCCAATAAATCTCGTGGAGTAAGGTTGATCAAGTACCTCTTAATGGTCTGCTTACTTTGCTACGTTGTCGTATACATGCCAACACCATATATCATCTATCAGCCAGGAAGTGCAGAAGAAGTGAAACCTATGATAACGGTGAAGAATGGTGATGAATCGGAAGCGGGTACATTTATGATGACCACCGTGTCTGCCAGCTATGCCAATATTGCATTGCTGGCTATTTCATCTTTCAATCCGAATGCTGAGGTGGATAAGAAACAATCGAGGCTAGGTAATAAGAGTAAAGAAGAATATGCAGCAGAGCAATTGTATTATATGAGTGACTCACAATCATCTGCGGTTGAAGCAGCATATCGTGAAGCTGGTGTCGCTTACCAGATCATACCGCAGTATCTTTTTGTATTCTCTATTCCTGAGGATTCAAGAAATAGTGATTATTTTCAACCCGGGGATAAAATATTAGAAGTAGATAAAGAGCCAATCTCGGATAATTTAGATCTAACAACAAAATTGAAGAATAGAAAAATAGGTGAAATAGTAACTCTGAAGTTAGAAAGATCCGGTCAAGTTCTTGAGGAAAATGTACCATTGGTATCGATCCGTGATAATGAGACGAACAGTACACGAGCAGGATTTGGTATCATGATCGGAACCATGCAGAAGGTGACTGCGAATGATCAGAGTAAACAGGTTGAGTTTAAGAATACGAATGTGGGAGGACCTTCCGCAGGCTTAATATTTACTATGGAAATCTTTAATCAGTTGACTCCAGGAGATTTAACCAAAGGTTACCGGGTAGCTGGAACAGGAACCATTACAGTTGAGGGAAAAGTGGGACCTATAGGAGGAGTGAAGCATAAAATTGTTGCTGCTGATCGTGAGCAGGCACAATTGTTCTTTGTTCCTAAGGATAATTATGAAGAAGCTAAAACCAAAGCGGAAGAAATCGGTACGAGTATGAAACTTATTCCAGTATCAACCTTAGAGGAAGCCTTGAAGTATATGGAACAAGTTCATACTACCACCTGA
- the fapR gene encoding transcription factor FapR, translating into MERLPKKMRHQHLLELIEENPFVTDRELTRQLKVSIQTIRLDRMELGIPELRERMKQMAEHSYDQVRSLPLDEVVGEIVDLQLDKSGISIFEIREEHVFSRTHIARGHYVFGQANSLAVAVINDEIALTASSDIRFLRSVQLGEKCIAKAYVRSTPSQKGKAKVEVFTYVGEEMVFQGNFLIYRSTGNENNEGGM; encoded by the coding sequence ATCGAACGTTTACCTAAGAAGATGCGCCATCAGCATTTGCTGGAGTTGATCGAGGAGAACCCGTTCGTAACGGACAGGGAACTAACTAGACAATTAAAGGTTAGCATTCAGACAATTCGATTAGACCGAATGGAACTAGGGATTCCTGAATTGCGTGAGCGGATGAAACAGATGGCTGAGCATTCGTATGATCAAGTTCGCTCCTTACCATTGGATGAAGTTGTAGGTGAGATCGTCGATTTACAGTTGGACAAAAGCGGTATTTCCATATTCGAAATTCGAGAGGAACATGTATTCTCAAGGACACATATTGCTCGTGGGCATTATGTGTTCGGACAGGCAAATTCCCTAGCGGTTGCTGTCATTAATGATGAGATTGCATTGACAGCTTCTTCAGATATTCGATTCTTACGTTCAGTTCAACTAGGAGAGAAATGTATAGCTAAAGCATACGTTAGATCTACGCCTAGTCAGAAAGGTAAAGCCAAAGTTGAAGTGTTTACCTATGTAGGTGAAGAAATGGTATTCCAAGGCAATTTCCTCATTTACAGATCAACAGGGAATGAGAACAACGAGGGAGGAATGTAG
- a CDS encoding YceD family protein, with amino-acid sequence MHFEFRKIVKFDGSMEFHEQVNVDRVIKDRKDIITAESVSVDLQASYVGDDTVEVQGMLKGQVEMACSRCLTEVPEHLDIPFHEFFKLVKQSEKNQDEDSDIIYVEDDMVDLIPFVEEAFLLYLPQIPLCKATCKGLCQRCGNDLNESTCNCDTRVVDPRLAVLKDLLK; translated from the coding sequence GTGCATTTTGAATTTCGCAAAATTGTTAAGTTTGATGGTTCAATGGAGTTTCATGAACAAGTGAATGTAGATCGTGTCATCAAGGATCGTAAAGATATTATTACTGCTGAATCTGTTTCTGTAGATTTACAGGCATCATATGTTGGCGATGACACAGTAGAAGTTCAAGGTATGCTTAAAGGACAAGTTGAAATGGCGTGTTCACGCTGTTTGACAGAAGTTCCTGAGCACTTGGATATTCCGTTTCACGAATTCTTCAAGTTGGTGAAGCAGTCTGAAAAGAATCAGGACGAAGATAGCGATATCATTTACGTGGAAGATGATATGGTAGATCTAATCCCGTTTGTGGAAGAAGCTTTTCTATTGTATTTACCCCAGATTCCATTATGTAAGGCGACCTGTAAAGGACTCTGCCAAAGATGTGGAAATGACTTGAACGAAAGCACCTGTAATTGCGATACGAGAGTAGTCGATCCACGGCTTGCTGTGCTGAAAGATTTATTGAAATAA
- a CDS encoding nucleoside recognition domain-containing protein has protein sequence MFKHIKYLFSAPAASLMLGLLSFLLVIGIVSSPEQTFQASLQGLTLWWHIVFPSLLPFLVLSEMLIAYGLVHGIGVLLEPLMRRVFALPGIGGWALTMGMTAGFPGGAQSTLQLVQQGDLTPREAERLTWLSHFCNPMTIILVIGIGLLQQPSAGYWLLSIHWISGILAFLTITSLGNLVKHKRNEPSITARIITTPNSSLLRRVRSAIHQAHIRDGRSFGKLLGESVSNAVQTLMVVGGYIIIMAVMIHLISSYIIPGVSSSYIAGLVELHLGAKALTTITTLTPIVQWSLLSFILGWSGLTAILQSITPLMNKGVRWFPFIIVRLLHGTYAFTITFILWNPLKHFVHNIQPAFFYWPNYASDLSQISGMWSHIPLMLGWQGFILISLLLISWLIVLVTTTRRSP, from the coding sequence ATGTTCAAACACATTAAATATCTATTTAGTGCACCAGCAGCTTCTTTGATGCTAGGCTTACTTTCTTTCCTACTTGTTATCGGTATCGTTAGCTCTCCCGAACAAACTTTTCAAGCTTCATTGCAAGGCTTGACCTTGTGGTGGCATATCGTATTTCCTTCATTACTTCCATTTCTCGTACTATCTGAAATGCTTATTGCCTATGGCTTGGTTCACGGAATTGGGGTTCTGTTAGAACCTCTGATGAGAAGAGTATTCGCATTACCTGGAATCGGTGGATGGGCACTTACGATGGGGATGACAGCAGGCTTTCCAGGTGGAGCTCAGTCCACACTACAATTAGTTCAGCAAGGTGATCTAACACCACGTGAAGCCGAACGATTGACATGGTTATCTCACTTCTGCAATCCAATGACAATCATCCTTGTCATCGGAATAGGCCTCTTACAACAGCCTTCTGCTGGCTATTGGTTGCTTAGTATCCATTGGATTTCAGGCATTCTTGCTTTTCTCACCATCACATCACTCGGTAACCTGGTTAAACATAAGAGAAATGAACCATCAATAACTGCTAGGATAATCACAACTCCCAATAGCTCTTTACTCCGAAGAGTTAGAAGCGCGATTCACCAGGCACATATTCGTGATGGACGAAGCTTTGGTAAACTACTTGGTGAATCCGTAAGTAATGCGGTTCAAACACTGATGGTCGTAGGAGGATACATCATTATCATGGCTGTCATGATCCACCTAATTAGTTCCTATATTATCCCTGGTGTATCTTCCTCGTACATAGCTGGCCTTGTTGAACTTCACTTAGGAGCGAAGGCTCTCACTACAATTACTACCCTGACACCTATTGTACAATGGTCCTTGCTATCATTCATACTTGGTTGGAGCGGACTAACTGCGATACTCCAATCCATTACACCACTCATGAACAAAGGGGTGCGATGGTTTCCTTTTATCATCGTTCGATTGTTACACGGCACTTACGCTTTCACGATTACCTTTATCCTTTGGAATCCATTGAAACACTTTGTCCACAATATACAACCCGCATTCTTTTATTGGCCCAATTACGCATCTGATTTGTCACAAATTTCCGGAATGTGGTCTCACATCCCACTTATGCTAGGATGGCAAGGTTTTATATTGATAAGCTTACTACTGATCTCTTGGTTGATCGTCCTAGTAACAACTACCCGTCGATCTCCTTAA